Proteins encoded within one genomic window of Macrotis lagotis isolate mMagLag1 chromosome 3, bilby.v1.9.chrom.fasta, whole genome shotgun sequence:
- the LOC141516672 gene encoding olfactory receptor 5B12-like produces the protein MENCSEVKEFILLGLTDSPELQAPLFIIFTLIYLITLVWNLGLIFLIFWDSYLHTPMYFFLSNLSLADLGYSSAVTPKVIAGFLPGENTISYGECATQTFVFAYFATVESYLLAAMAYDRQAAIYKPLHYTTTMTFSVCTYLTISSHMCGFLFASIHIVNTFSLSFCKSNLIRHFFCDVPPLLVLSYSVSYIHELVVFFAVGITVFFSLFFILKSYFLISISILRMRSAEGRQKAFSTCASHLTAVSIFFGTIIFMYLQPSSSHSMDTDKMASVFYTMIIPMLNPLVYSLRNKEVNSAFRKIMEKTKSSLVISF, from the coding sequence ATGGAGAATTGTTCAGAGGTGAAGGAGTTCATCCTTCTGGGGTTAACAGATTCCCCTGAACTTCAGGCTCCCCTCTTCATAATATTCACTCTCATTTACCTCATCACTCTGGTGTGGAACTTGGGCCTGATATTCCTGATATTCTGGGACTCTTATCTCCATACCCCCATGTACTTTTTTCTAAGCAACCTCTCTCTGGCAGATTTGGGCTACTCTTCAGCTGTTACTCCAAAAGTGATTGCTGGATTCCTTCCAGGGGAAAATACCATCTCCTATGGTGAATGTGCTACACAAACATTTGTCTTTGCATACTTTGCCACAGTTGAAAGTTATCTTCTGGCTGCTATGGCCTATGATCGCCAGGCAGCTATATATAAACCCCTACATTATACCACCACAATGACATTCAGTGTCTGTACTTATCTGACCATTAGTTCCCATATGTGTGGTTTTCTTTTTGCCTCCATTCATATAGTTAACACCTTCAGCCTCTCCTTTTGCAAGTCCAACCTGATCCGACACTTTTTCTGTGACGTTCCACCCTTATTGGTTCTTTCCTACTCTGTCTCATACATCCATGAATTGGTTGTTTTCTTTGCTGTAGGAATCACtgtattcttttccctttttttcatcttaaaatcttattttttaatttccattagCATTTTGAGAATGCGCTCAGCTGAAGGTCGTCAGAAAGCCTTCTCAACCTGTGCTTCTCATCTCACAGCTGTTTCCATATTCTTTGGAACAATAATCTTCATGTACTTACAACCCAGCTCAAGTCATTCCATGGACACAGACAAAATGGCTTCAGTGTTCTACACCATGATCATCCCTATGTTGAATCCTCTGGTCTATAGTTTGAGGAATAAGGAAGTCAATAGTGCTTTTAGGAAAATCATGGAGAAGACAAAGTCTTCATTAGTCATCTCCTTTTAA